In Dehalococcoidia bacterium, the sequence AGGTGCGGTGGTGCCCCGGATGCGGAGACTACTCGATCCTCGCGCAGACGCAGAAGCTGATGCCAGAGCTGGGCATCCCGCGCGAAAACATCGTGTTCATCTCCGGCATCGGTTGCTCGAGCCGTCTGCCCTATTACGTCGACACGTATGGATTCCACAGCATCCACGGCCGGGCGCCGACGATCGCCTCGGGGTTGAAGGCTTCGAGGCCGGAGTTGAGCGTCTGGGTGGTGACGGGAGACGGCGACGCCCTGAGCATCGGCGGCAACCACATCCTGCACGTGCTGCGCCGTAACGTCGATCTGCAGATCATCCTGCACAACAACGAGATCTACGGCCTGACGAAGGGGCAGTACTCGCCGACCTCCGAACTGGGCAAGCGCACCAAGTCGTCGCCCTACGGCACGATCGACCGGCCGCTGCATCCGCTGAGCGTCGCCATCGGCGCCGAGGCGACGTTCGTCGCGCGCTCGATCGACACTGATGCGCATCACCTGGTGTCCACGCTGGACAGGGCGTACAGGCACAAGGGCGCGTCGTTCGTCGAGGTCTACCAGAACTGCAATATCTTCAACGACGGCGCCTTCGCGGACTTTGCCGCCAAGGAAGTGCGTGCCGACCGCACGATCTCGCTCGAGCATGGCAAGCCCATGATCTTCGGCAAGGAGCGCGACAAGGGGCTGCGCTTCAGCGGCGCGAAGTTCGAAGTCGTGACGGTCGGCGAGAACGGCGTCACCGACGCCGACCTCTTCGTCCACGATGAGACTCGCGAGGATCCGTCGATCGCGTTCACGCTGAGCCGCATGGAGTGGCCCGAGTACCCGGTGCCCGTCGGCGTGCTGCGCGCGGTGCAGAAGCCGACGTACAACGACCTCATGGACAAGCAGATCGAAATGGCCATCGAGGCAGAGGGTGAGGGCGATCTGCGCGATCTGTTCCTCGAAGGCGACACGTGGACCGTCGAGTAGCGCGATGATTTGCCCCGAGTGCAAACACGACAACATCGAAGGCGCGGACTACTGCGCCAACTGCGGCCACGACCTTGCCGGCCTGGATCAGCCGGACGCGCCCGGCGCCACGGGCCCCGCATTCATCCACCAGCGTCTCGCCGATGTGCCGGCGCGTTCGCCGGTCAAGGTGAGCGTCGGCGATCCGGTGGGGCTTGCGGTGCGCATGATGCAGCACGCGGATACGGGATGCGTGCTCGTCATGAACGACGGACGGCTGGCGGGCATCATCACGCCGTGGGACATCCTGCACAGAGTCGCAGGCCCAAACGAGGACCTCAACGCCGTGACGTGCGGCCACGTGATGACCGCCGACCCGGTGTTCCTGCGGGATGACGATGACATCGCGGTCGCCATCAACAAGATGTCGATTGGGGGCTTCCGGCACATTCCGCTGCTGCAGGCGGGCACGCCGCTGTGCGTGATAAGCATCGGCGACCTGTTCCGTCATATGGCGCCAAACCTCGCGTAGCCGCGCCTGTCTCCAGCCGTCATCCCCGCGTATGATGCGCCTCGCCAGTTCATTCGTTGGAGGCCTCGATGACGACTGCATCGGTTACCCATCATCACATCGTAAAGACGGCCGCAGACCTGGCGCCCGATATCCGCGCCGCAGCGGATGCGACCGAACGCGGGCGCACCGTCGATCCCGATCTGATCGAAAAGCTGCGATCCGCGCGGCTCTTCGACATGGTCGTCCCACGAGACTACGGCGGCCTGGAGGTCGACGTGATCACGATGATGCGCGCGATCGAGGAGGTCGCGATCGCCGACGGCGCGACCGGGTGGTGCGTGGCGATCGGCGTCGGCACGGCGATTGTCAGCGCCTACCTGCCTGAGGACGTTGCGCGACCGATCTTTCGCCCGGGCGTGATCACCGGCGGGCCTGTGGAACCCGCCGGACGGCTGACGCGCGACGGTGACGGCGCGCTTCGGCTCTCCGGCCGCTGGAAGTTCGCGAGCGGCTCACCGCATTGTTCATGGCTCGTGGCCGGTGCCCTGGTCTTCGATGGCGACCAACCCAGGATGCTCGAAGGCGGCATGCCCGACTGGCGTCTTGCCGTCGTGCCGCGCGACGGCGTGCAGATCATCGATACGTGGAGCGTGTCCGGTCTGCGCGGCACCGGCAGCCACGACATTGCTATCGAGAACGCTCATGTGGCTGAGGAGCGGACGATTCCGTTCCTGACCGCTGCTTCGGCCATGCAGGGCGCGCTCTATCGATTTCCGATCGTCTCGTTCCTGGCGCTGTCGATCGCGCCGGTCGTGTGCGGCATCGCCCGGCGCGCGCTCGATGAGTTGATCGTGCTCGCCGAACGCAAGACGCCCACCGGGGCGGCCACGCCCTTGCGAGAGCGCGGCGTCGCCCAGCACGAGGTCGCACGGGCGGAGGCCACATTGCGCGCAAGCCGGGCGCTCCTGTACGAAACGGCGGCTGAAGCATGGGACACGCTCGAGAGCGGCGGCCGCCTCACGGTGAAGCAGCGGGCGCTGGTGCGGCTCGCGGTTGTGCATGCGACGAGCAGCGCGCGACAGACCGTCGACATTGCGTACAAGCTTGGTGGCGGCTCTGCGTTGTACGAGACGAGCGTGCTTCAGCGACAGCTCCGCGACGTGTACGCGGCGTCGCAGCACATCTTGCTCACGGACCTGAATTACGAGACCGTCGGGCGGGTGCTGATGGGTCTGCAGCCGTCATCGCCCGCGCTCTGACGACTCCTGCCCGTTGGTCCGCGACTGTTGTCATGCGCGGAAGAGTGCGCAGTTCTCGCGCATCTCCGCTAGGAACAACTGCGCCCATGGCGGCACCACCGCGGCAACTCGATCGCTGCAGTAGCGCTCCGCGTACTCATCGACGGACATCCATGCATATGCCGAGTGCTCTTCGCTGAGGATAACATCGCCAGGCGGCGCGTAGGCTGCATAAGAGTGGCACGCGACGATGTCACCGCGCCGATCGTGATACTGCCACGTCCGCAACAGCTCAGGATTGGTAATGCGAAGGCCTGTCTCTTCGCGCGTCTCGCGAGTCACTGTTTCGGCGGCGCTTTCGTCCGCTTCGATATCGCCGCCCGGCTGGCCCCACCACCGGGATCCGCCGGCGTTCTGCAGCACCAGGATCTTGCCGTCACGGACGATGAAGGCGTGTGAACGCCTGTGGACCGCCATGCGGTCATTGTCCCACGTTCCTAGTCCACTTCAACGCCGTTCGCTATCATCGCGTCCACTGGAGGACGCGATGAAGGCTGCCGCGCTCAAGGGCTCCCGCAGCATGGAGTTAATCGACCTGCCGGACATGGAGCCCGCGCCAGGGATGGTGAAGCTGCGCGTCGCTTTTTGCGGGATCTGCGGCTCCGACATGCACGAGTACGAGTCTGAGAATCCGCCGCGAGCGCTCGGCTTCATGCAGCCCGTGATGGGGCACGAGTTCAGCGGCCAGATAGTGGCGGTGGGTGAAGGCGTCGCCGGAATCGAGGTCGGTCAGCACGCCGTGGGCAACCCGGGCGCCGGATGCGGAGCTTGCCGCTACTGCGCGATGGGGCGCGAGAACCTGTGTCGGGCTGGTGGCGGCGGCGGCATGGGATACACGCTGGCCGGCGCCTACGCTGAATACGTCACGATGCCCGCCCGCAGCGTCGTCACGTTACCGGATGGTTCCGATCTGCGCGCCTGTGCCCTTACCGAGCCGCTCGCGGTAGCGCGTCATTCGCTGATCCAGGGCGCCTACAAGCCGGATGAACTGCTGGTGGTCGCAGGCGCCGGACCGATTGGGCTGCTTACCGTCATCGCGGCGCGCCAGATCGGTGGCACGCGCATCGTTGTGTCGGAGCCGCTCCCCGGGCGGCGCGCGGCTGCCGACTCCGTCGGCGCAACGAATGTGATCGAGCCGTCGCAACTGCTGGAGACCGCATACAAGCTCTCCGACGGCAACGGCGCCGACATCTCGGTGGACGCTTCCGGCCTCCCGGTGGGCATCGCGTCGTGCGCCGATGCGACGGCCCGGGGCGGGCGCATCGTCCTGGCGGGCGTCGGTGAGCAGACGTACGCGCTCGATATCCTGCGCTCGATCATCAACGAGTACACGTACATCGGCATTCTCGGCTATACGCGGGCGGAGTTCGCCGATACCGCGATGATGATCGCCCGCGGCGAAGTCGACGTCTCACCGGTGATCTCCGAGGTCGTCGCCGTGGAAGGTACACCCGATGCGTTCACCCGTTTGTCGGCGGGCCGCGACGGCCTGTACAAGATCCTTGTGTCGCCCGATGCCTGAACCGCCAGCCCCAATCTACCGGCCGCTGACAGAAGCGGACGTGCCCGTCACCGCCTACATCCGCAAGGCCGCGCTCGAAGGGCTGGGCCGCGAGCAGGGGCGGATACCGCAGCCCTGGCAGCCGTCTCTCGGAGGACACTCTGGGCACCTCGTGCGCACCGATCCGGCGGGTTCATGGGCTGCCGAGATCGACGGACTCGTGGTCGGGTTTGCGCAATCGTTTGTCCGCGGCGAGATCTGGTTCCTGGCGCAGCTATTCGTCCAACCCGAGGTACACACCCGAGGCATCGGGCGTGAATTGCTCCGTTTGGCGCAAGACTACGGCCGCCGCCGCGGCGCTCGCGTGTTCGCAGTAGTCGCGTCGTCATCTCCGGTGGCGCAGGCGTTGTACATGCGGTCAGGCATGTTCGGCATCGGTACCGGCTACCGCGTGACCGGCGCCGTCTCCGCGCTGCTCGCGCTACCCGAGCCGAAGGCGAATCGCAAGCGCGTCGTCGATTGCTCCGGCTGGCTCGACCGTATCGCCGAGATCGACCGCGAACTCTTCGGCGCCGAACGCCGCCAGGACCACGAGTACTACCTGCGGCCCGGCCCGGTCGACCATCACTCGTTTGGACTGACGCGTGATGGTGTGCTCGAAGGCTACGGCTATGTCGACGCGCGCGGATGGATCGGCCCCATCGCCGCGAGCGAACCGGACGGACAACGGCCGCTGTTGCGCATGGCCGCGGAGTACCTGGCCGGCCGGGGCGTCGAAGAAGCGAGCATCTGGGTGGCTTCTCTCAACCACGTGATGATGAGCAGCTTGCTCGAAGCGGGATGGAAGTCGCAGCCGGTGACCTACTTCATGTCGAGCGAGCCCTTTGGGCGGTTCGACCGGTATCAACCCTCCGGCGGCTTCTTGTTGTGACGCTGTCTCAGGCCCGTGTGACGCGCCTATAATGCGGCGTATCCCGCCCCGGAATGCCCTGATGACTGAATTGCCGCCCCCAGAACGCCCGCTGCCGAAGGGCGCCGTCACGCGCCAAGTCGTGCGCGAACTGGAGCGCGCCCTCGGTAAGGAGCGCGTGCTCTCGACGCCGGAAGAGCTTATCGCGTACGAGTTTGACGGCACGATTGAGCGCGGTACGCCGCAGGCCGTCGTGTTTCCCGAAAGCACAGAGCACGTCGCCGCCGCTGTCCAGATCGCGCATCGCTTCGACGTGCCGGTGATCCCGCGGGGCGCCGGCACGGGCCTGAGTGGAGGCGCCGTCGCGGCGATCGGTGGCATCATCGTCGCCCTTGCACGCATGAAGCGCATTCTTGAGATCGACGCCGTGAACCGCATCGCGGTGGTCGAGCCGGGCGTCGTCAACCTTGATCTGACGAAGGCCGTGGCGCCGCTGGGGCTCTACTATGCGCCGGATCCTTCGAGCCAGCGCGCGTGCACGATCGGCGGCAATGTCGCGGAGAACGCCGGCGGGCCGCACTGCCTGGCTCACGGCGCCACGACGAACCACGTGCTCGGCGTCGAAGTTGTGCTCGCTGACGGTGAGGTCGCATGGCTCGGCGGTCGCACGCGCGACGTGCCGGGATACGACCTCGCCGGCGCGTTCGTCGGCTCGGAAGGCACGCTGGGCATCGCGACGAAAATCGTCGTGCGGCTGATGCGTACGCCCGAATCGACGCGCACGCTGCTCGCGGTGTTCGACAGCGTCGATGACGCGAGCAACGCCGTTTCGGCAACGATCGGAGCAGGCATCCTGCCGACCGCGCTCGAGATGATGGACAAGAACATTATCGCGGCGATCGAACCGGTCCTGCACGCCGGATTTCCGCTCGATGCCGAAGCGATCCTCCTCATTGAAGTGGAGGGCCTCGAAGAGGCGACGGTCGAGCAGGCGGATGTGATCCACGGCATTTGCCATAGCAACAACGCGCGTGAGATTCGCATCGCCGTCGGGCAGGCGGACCGCGATCTCCTGTGGGCTGCCCGCAAGACTTCGATCAGCGCGCTGGGACGGCTGTATCCCAATTACTACGTGCTGGACGGCGTCGTCCCCCGTACGCGGTTACCCGCCGTCCTTCGCGAGGTGTACGCCATTTCGGCGAAGTACGGACTCGACGTCGCGAACGTCTTCCACGCCGGCGATGGCAACCTGCACCCGAACCTCCTGTTCGATGACCGCATCCCCGGCACGACGGCGCGCGTGCTCGAGGCGGGAGCCGAGATCATGCGGCTTTGCGTCGATGTGGGAGGCAGCATCACGGGCGAGCACGGCGTCGGCCTGGAGAAGCGCGACTTCCTCGCCTGGATCTTCGACGACACGGATCTCGCCGTGATGGGACGCTTGAAGGCAGCATTCAAGGCCGGCGAGAACTACAACCCGTGCAAGGCCTTCCCCACTCACAAGGGATGCGGCGAGTTGAGCCAGGCGCACGTCGCTCGCGTGGCCGCCGCGGTAGGTGCCGACGTCTATGTCTAGCTCCGTCGCGGCGTCCCGCATCGATGAGTTTCGTGCAGCAGTCGCTTCGAGCGTCAATGACGATCTCCTGCGCGACCGGGACCTCGATGCGTTCGTTGTTGATGGCATCGTGCCCGACCTCGTCGTGACGCCCTCGAGCGAGCACGAGTTGGCGACGGTGCTCGCCGAGGCGCACGAACACGCACTCGCCGTGATCCCGTTCGGGGCAGGGACGCACCGCTCGCTTGGCAATCTGCCCGCCGGCTTCGACATTGCGTTGTCGACAACGAGGCTCGATCGGATCGTCGCTCACGAGCCGGCGGACCTCACCGTGACCGTCGAGCCCGGTGTGCGGTTGGACGATCTCCAGACGCTGCTCGCGACAAGCAATCAGTTCCTGCCGCTTGACCCTCCCTGCGGAAACGATGCGACCGTCGGCGGGCTCATCGCGTCGGCGGCGTTCGGCCCGCTACGGCACGGCTTCGGCACGGTGCGCGATTGGTTGATCGGCGTGCGCGTCGTGCACGCGGATGGCGCGATCAGCAAGGCCGGCGGGCGCGTGGTAAAGAACGTCGCCGGTTACGAGATGACGAAGCTCTATACGGGATCGCTGGGGACGCTCGGCGTGATCAGCGAGGCCACCTTCAAACTGATGCCGTCGCCCGCAGCGCGGCAGACGGTGGCGGCGTACTTTCATTCGCCGCACGCCGCAGCGACATTCGCCTTCGCGGCGCAGGACGCCGGCCTATCCCTGGAGGCGGCTGAGTTGCTTTCGCCTCCCGGCGCCTTCGCAGTGCTCGGTCAATCGCGTTGGGCGGTGCTCTTGCGCGTCGGCGGCTCGCCCGGCGGCGTCGCGCGGACGCTGCGCGAGATGACGTCG encodes:
- a CDS encoding NUDIX hydrolase; the protein is MAVHRRSHAFIVRDGKILVLQNAGGSRWWGQPGGDIEADESAAETVTRETREETGLRITNPELLRTWQYHDRRGDIVACHSYAAYAPPGDVILSEEHSAYAWMSVDEYAERYCSDRVAAVVPPWAQLFLAEMRENCALFRA
- a CDS encoding FAD-linked oxidase C-terminal domain-containing protein, yielding MTELPPPERPLPKGAVTRQVVRELERALGKERVLSTPEELIAYEFDGTIERGTPQAVVFPESTEHVAAAVQIAHRFDVPVIPRGAGTGLSGGAVAAIGGIIVALARMKRILEIDAVNRIAVVEPGVVNLDLTKAVAPLGLYYAPDPSSQRACTIGGNVAENAGGPHCLAHGATTNHVLGVEVVLADGEVAWLGGRTRDVPGYDLAGAFVGSEGTLGIATKIVVRLMRTPESTRTLLAVFDSVDDASNAVSATIGAGILPTALEMMDKNIIAAIEPVLHAGFPLDAEAILLIEVEGLEEATVEQADVIHGICHSNNAREIRIAVGQADRDLLWAARKTSISALGRLYPNYYVLDGVVPRTRLPAVLREVYAISAKYGLDVANVFHAGDGNLHPNLLFDDRIPGTTARVLEAGAEIMRLCVDVGGSITGEHGVGLEKRDFLAWIFDDTDLAVMGRLKAAFKAGENYNPCKAFPTHKGCGELSQAHVARVAAAVGADVYV
- a CDS encoding CBS domain-containing protein, giving the protein MICPECKHDNIEGADYCANCGHDLAGLDQPDAPGATGPAFIHQRLADVPARSPVKVSVGDPVGLAVRMMQHADTGCVLVMNDGRLAGIITPWDILHRVAGPNEDLNAVTCGHVMTADPVFLRDDDDIAVAINKMSIGGFRHIPLLQAGTPLCVISIGDLFRHMAPNLA
- a CDS encoding 2-oxoacid:ferredoxin oxidoreductase subunit beta; translation: MVTASRDDNVKVLSRKDFVSDQEVRWCPGCGDYSILAQTQKLMPELGIPRENIVFISGIGCSSRLPYYVDTYGFHSIHGRAPTIASGLKASRPELSVWVVTGDGDALSIGGNHILHVLRRNVDLQIILHNNEIYGLTKGQYSPTSELGKRTKSSPYGTIDRPLHPLSVAIGAEATFVARSIDTDAHHLVSTLDRAYRHKGASFVEVYQNCNIFNDGAFADFAAKEVRADRTISLEHGKPMIFGKERDKGLRFSGAKFEVVTVGENGVTDADLFVHDETREDPSIAFTLSRMEWPEYPVPVGVLRAVQKPTYNDLMDKQIEMAIEAEGEGDLRDLFLEGDTWTVE
- a CDS encoding GNAT family N-acetyltransferase, with the protein product MPEPPAPIYRPLTEADVPVTAYIRKAALEGLGREQGRIPQPWQPSLGGHSGHLVRTDPAGSWAAEIDGLVVGFAQSFVRGEIWFLAQLFVQPEVHTRGIGRELLRLAQDYGRRRGARVFAVVASSSPVAQALYMRSGMFGIGTGYRVTGAVSALLALPEPKANRKRVVDCSGWLDRIAEIDRELFGAERRQDHEYYLRPGPVDHHSFGLTRDGVLEGYGYVDARGWIGPIAASEPDGQRPLLRMAAEYLAGRGVEEASIWVASLNHVMMSSLLEAGWKSQPVTYFMSSEPFGRFDRYQPSGGFLL
- a CDS encoding FAD-binding oxidoreductase; amino-acid sequence: MSSSVAASRIDEFRAAVASSVNDDLLRDRDLDAFVVDGIVPDLVVTPSSEHELATVLAEAHEHALAVIPFGAGTHRSLGNLPAGFDIALSTTRLDRIVAHEPADLTVTVEPGVRLDDLQTLLATSNQFLPLDPPCGNDATVGGLIASAAFGPLRHGFGTVRDWLIGVRVVHADGAISKAGGRVVKNVAGYEMTKLYTGSLGTLGVISEATFKLMPSPAARQTVAAYFHSPHAAATFAFAAQDAGLSLEAAELLSPPGAFAVLGQSRWAVLLRVGGSPGGVARTLREMTSLANGLHASVEHIDNDAWRRWSDVFTPGELALRVSVQPFAVADAVEVLDRRFAGAAATLSATISAGVVRVNARPSRDHRPAALVAHARALAARCDGYTVVDAAPVSYKREHDVFGPLRPDFAIMKRLKDEFDPRRILSPGRFVGRL
- a CDS encoding acyl-CoA dehydrogenase family protein, which encodes MTTASVTHHHIVKTAADLAPDIRAAADATERGRTVDPDLIEKLRSARLFDMVVPRDYGGLEVDVITMMRAIEEVAIADGATGWCVAIGVGTAIVSAYLPEDVARPIFRPGVITGGPVEPAGRLTRDGDGALRLSGRWKFASGSPHCSWLVAGALVFDGDQPRMLEGGMPDWRLAVVPRDGVQIIDTWSVSGLRGTGSHDIAIENAHVAEERTIPFLTAASAMQGALYRFPIVSFLALSIAPVVCGIARRALDELIVLAERKTPTGAATPLRERGVAQHEVARAEATLRASRALLYETAAEAWDTLESGGRLTVKQRALVRLAVVHATSSARQTVDIAYKLGGGSALYETSVLQRQLRDVYAASQHILLTDLNYETVGRVLMGLQPSSPAL
- a CDS encoding alcohol dehydrogenase catalytic domain-containing protein, which codes for MKAAALKGSRSMELIDLPDMEPAPGMVKLRVAFCGICGSDMHEYESENPPRALGFMQPVMGHEFSGQIVAVGEGVAGIEVGQHAVGNPGAGCGACRYCAMGRENLCRAGGGGGMGYTLAGAYAEYVTMPARSVVTLPDGSDLRACALTEPLAVARHSLIQGAYKPDELLVVAGAGPIGLLTVIAARQIGGTRIVVSEPLPGRRAAADSVGATNVIEPSQLLETAYKLSDGNGADISVDASGLPVGIASCADATARGGRIVLAGVGEQTYALDILRSIINEYTYIGILGYTRAEFADTAMMIARGEVDVSPVISEVVAVEGTPDAFTRLSAGRDGLYKILVSPDA